A part of Paenibacillus sp. 481 genomic DNA contains:
- a CDS encoding peptidase G2 autoproteolytic cleavage domain-containing protein, producing the protein MAGPCNQNPIGSCSTSEGVNTTASGIASHAEGSGTTATGNASHAEGFTTISVGVASHSEGSMTTTLGDASHAEGISTTAMGLAAHAEGVSTTASGDDSHAEGFETTASGSAAHAEGSQTNASGDDSHAEGLTTTALSLASHAEGLTTLSSGLAAHAEGSNTTAGGDAAHAEGFSTSASGVAAHCEGSSTIASGDVSHTEGINTTAIGIAAHAEGSGTTASGDVSHSEGFATIASGNISHAEGSQTTASGEVSHAEGSGTTASAFASHAEGNSTTASGLTAHAEGFSTTASGNSSHAEGALSMATGDDSHAEGLQTLASNLGSHAEGGFSNASGQFSHAEGFGGNASGTSSHAEGSDTTAAGNNSHSEGNLSQANGLNSHAEGFATMANGINAHAEGDFSQALGNSSHAEGNMTSAFGDNSHTEGTSCTALGNNAHAEGSSSGAHGVNSHAEGNSTLAIGQNSHAEGFGSEANALNSHAEGNITVANGENSHTEGSNTVANGTSSHAEGQSSTSNGINSHAEGFGTQANGANSHSEGDHTFANGTASHAEGLNSVASGANSHSEGNGCVASGDNSHAQGSITRASGMNSFTTGSSTAADALNSFAGGLNTNTGGLTGAYIMGQNGTARFANSFHVANGLAVGPTLNSVILDGPGGNLFLDGVVMSPAAADYAEMFETLDGNPIEPAYFVALEGEKIRRATISDTYILGVTSATPAIIADSSDLRWHALFVTDKYGRFAKDENGERILNPKYNPDLTYVPRRERPEWVVVGMLGKLIVNDDGSCVVNGYCRPNDQGIATTARNGYRVLKRIDESTIRILLNGCFTFGF; encoded by the coding sequence ATGGCGGGCCCTTGTAATCAGAACCCTATCGGCTCTTGCTCTACATCCGAAGGAGTCAATACGACAGCTTCAGGAATAGCTTCTCATGCGGAAGGGAGTGGTACAACAGCCACTGGCAACGCTTCTCATGCAGAAGGCTTTACGACAATCTCTGTAGGTGTCGCATCGCACAGTGAAGGCAGTATGACGACGACGCTAGGGGACGCCTCCCATGCGGAAGGTATCAGCACGACAGCAATGGGACTAGCTGCCCATGCAGAAGGAGTCTCAACCACAGCATCGGGAGATGATTCCCATGCGGAAGGATTTGAGACCACAGCCAGCGGAAGTGCAGCTCACGCAGAAGGCTCGCAAACGAATGCGTCCGGCGATGACTCCCACGCTGAAGGATTAACGACGACGGCACTCTCGCTCGCCTCTCACGCGGAAGGATTAACTACGCTATCATCCGGCCTTGCTGCACACGCGGAAGGGAGTAATACGACCGCAGGTGGCGACGCAGCGCATGCCGAGGGCTTCTCCACATCAGCAAGTGGAGTGGCGGCACATTGCGAAGGCAGTTCGACGATAGCATCCGGTGATGTTTCCCATACAGAAGGTATCAACACAACAGCCATCGGAATTGCTGCCCATGCTGAAGGCAGTGGTACAACTGCTTCTGGGGATGTCTCACATTCTGAAGGATTCGCGACAATAGCAAGCGGAAACATCTCGCATGCGGAAGGCTCCCAAACGACAGCCTCAGGTGAGGTCTCCCATGCTGAGGGAAGCGGTACAACAGCCAGCGCCTTTGCTTCTCATGCGGAAGGTAACAGTACGACAGCATCCGGTCTTACTGCACATGCTGAAGGATTCTCGACAACAGCTAGCGGGAATTCCTCACATGCTGAAGGTGCACTATCGATGGCGACCGGGGATGATTCTCATGCTGAAGGTTTGCAGACGTTAGCAAGCAATCTTGGTTCGCATGCGGAAGGTGGATTTTCCAATGCAAGCGGGCAATTTTCCCATGCAGAAGGATTTGGAGGAAACGCAAGTGGCACTAGCAGCCATGCTGAGGGATCCGATACAACAGCTGCAGGAAATAACTCTCACAGCGAAGGCAACTTATCTCAAGCAAATGGGCTTAATTCTCATGCGGAAGGCTTCGCTACAATGGCTAATGGTATAAACGCCCACGCTGAAGGTGACTTTAGCCAAGCTCTTGGGAACAGCTCACATGCGGAAGGAAACATGACAAGCGCCTTTGGTGATAATTCTCATACAGAGGGAACTTCATGCACCGCTCTTGGAAATAACGCTCATGCCGAAGGCAGCTCAAGTGGCGCGCATGGGGTTAATTCACACGCTGAGGGAAACAGTACGCTTGCTATCGGCCAAAATTCTCATGCGGAAGGCTTTGGCTCTGAGGCTAACGCTTTAAATTCTCATGCGGAAGGAAACATAACAGTTGCCAATGGAGAAAACTCCCATACTGAAGGCTCCAATACAGTCGCAAATGGAACGAGTTCTCATGCCGAAGGCCAGAGTTCGACCTCAAATGGCATAAATTCTCATGCAGAGGGATTCGGTACTCAGGCTAATGGTGCTAACTCGCATTCGGAAGGCGATCACACATTTGCCAATGGGACTGCTTCACATGCGGAAGGTCTAAATAGTGTCGCAAGTGGTGCAAATTCTCATTCAGAAGGGAATGGATGCGTAGCCAGCGGTGATAACAGCCATGCACAAGGGTCTATTACAAGGGCGAGCGGAATGAATTCCTTCACAACCGGCAGTAGTACAGCTGCCGATGCATTAAACTCTTTTGCAGGTGGACTAAATACAAACACCGGTGGATTAACCGGAGCATACATTATGGGCCAAAACGGCACTGCACGTTTCGCTAACTCATTTCATGTCGCAAATGGATTAGCTGTTGGTCCAACTTTAAATTCGGTCATCTTGGACGGTCCTGGCGGAAATTTATTTTTGGATGGAGTCGTAATGAGTCCTGCAGCAGCAGATTATGCCGAAATGTTTGAAACCCTGGACGGCAACCCAATAGAACCGGCATATTTTGTAGCGTTGGAAGGGGAAAAAATCAGACGTGCTACTATTAGTGACACGTATATTCTGGGGGTCACCAGTGCGACTCCTGCCATAATCGCAGACTCCTCAGACCTACGCTGGCATGCCCTGTTTGTCACAGACAAATATGGAAGGTTCGCCAAAGATGAGAACGGGGAACGAATATTGAACCCAAAATACAACCCTGATCTAACCTACGTACCGCGCAGAGAGCGTCCGGAATGGGTCGTCGTCGGAATGCTAGGCAAATTGATTGTTAATGACGACGGAAGCTGTGTTGT
- a CDS encoding MFS transporter: MNHLFKNKAFLIVTGSDLLQNLAIWVRNMAILYFIMEQTQSNPIAISLITVLEYVPIFVFSFIGGALADRWNPKRTMIVGDILSTLSIVLIIVVLATGYWQVLYLATFVSSIVSQFSQPSSIKIIKRNVEDEHVHSAIGLTQSSQSLFLILGPLVGTFIYTQLGIQASLYSLLVLFIASAVLLSFLPKDDTEKEVDTSLLSDLKEGWNYVIQSTSLRMVAIVFTLLGLSMGLVNPLEIFIITEQLGLDKTSLPYLSGASGLGLLVGGAIAAVINSKLNQNVTLIAGVCFLALATFGEVLSTWLWLTLIISFLGSVSLAFVNVVISTYMVTQIDEQLIGRVNGTITPLFIGAMLLGSSLSGVLMKSTSLMIVYAISALVLVVSVLPGLLVKFRHDHAATAAAPSQEL; encoded by the coding sequence ATGAATCATTTATTTAAAAATAAGGCATTTCTAATCGTCACAGGTTCTGATCTCCTACAGAACTTGGCCATATGGGTTCGCAACATGGCGATTTTGTATTTTATTATGGAACAAACACAGAGCAATCCTATTGCGATATCGCTCATCACCGTGCTTGAATATGTACCTATCTTTGTCTTTTCGTTCATTGGAGGCGCCTTGGCTGACCGCTGGAATCCTAAACGAACTATGATTGTCGGTGACATTTTGAGTACGTTGTCAATCGTACTTATTATCGTCGTGCTAGCTACAGGATACTGGCAGGTGCTATATCTAGCGACATTCGTTTCTTCCATCGTAAGTCAGTTCTCGCAGCCATCATCTATTAAAATTATTAAGCGTAATGTCGAGGATGAACATGTGCATTCAGCTATTGGCCTCACGCAAAGCTCGCAATCTCTATTTCTTATTCTCGGGCCGCTTGTAGGCACGTTCATCTACACGCAATTAGGTATTCAGGCATCGCTTTATTCACTGTTAGTTTTGTTTATTGCGTCTGCAGTACTACTTTCATTTTTACCGAAAGATGACACTGAAAAAGAAGTGGATACGTCACTGCTTTCCGACTTGAAGGAAGGATGGAATTACGTCATTCAATCAACATCCCTGCGCATGGTAGCCATCGTGTTTACACTGCTCGGCTTGTCCATGGGACTCGTTAATCCACTAGAAATATTTATTATTACCGAACAGTTGGGATTAGATAAAACTTCGTTGCCGTACTTATCTGGGGCATCCGGGCTTGGGCTTCTAGTCGGGGGAGCAATCGCAGCAGTCATTAATAGTAAATTAAATCAAAATGTGACGCTGATCGCAGGTGTCTGTTTTTTGGCTTTGGCAACTTTCGGAGAAGTGCTTTCAACTTGGTTGTGGCTGACGCTGATCATCAGTTTCCTTGGTTCTGTCAGTTTGGCGTTCGTAAACGTCGTCATCTCAACCTATATGGTTACACAAATTGATGAGCAGTTGATTGGTAGAGTGAACGGAACCATCACACCATTGTTTATCGGGGCGATGCTTCTTGGTTCTTCATTATCTGGAGTTCTTATGAAGAGTACTTCACTCATGATTGTGTATGCCATCTCTGCACTAGTTCTAGTCGTTAGTGTGCTGCCAGGATTACTCGTTAAATTCCGTCACGATCATGCAGCTACAGCAGCGGCACCTAGTCAGGAGTTATAA